One Camelus ferus isolate YT-003-E chromosome 19, BCGSAC_Cfer_1.0, whole genome shotgun sequence genomic window, GGGGATGTTCGCTCCCAGGTCATCTGCGAGGTGGCCCACGTCACCCTGCAGGGGGGCCCTCCTCTCCGTGGGACTGCCTACTTGTCTGAGACCATCCGAGGTAGATGTCCCTCACAACAGCCCGAGCCCACACCTGCCCCCAAGCCCCACCTGCTCCGCCCCCTGCTTTTGGCTCCAGGCCTTGAATTGCCTAGGAATAGAATTCCTCACAGTCCTTCCCAACCATCAGGCACCTCCATGTGCTGGTCTCTCACTACTTATTTAATGGCAGCTGCCAGGTGACACCTGccacgtgccaagcactgttctcaGCAGTTACCGTTACTTACAACAGCATCTCCaactactgagcacctactctaaGCCAAGCCCCTAAGTGCCTAGGGATTTCATTAACTTGGCTGCAGTTATTATATTCCAACTGCATGCCAGTTGCTTACTGATTCCCCACATTATAACCCTAACAGGAGCAACCAGTCcttgagaacctactgtgtgccctgCACAGTGCTTAGGATCTCATCGATATGCAAATTGCACACTCAGTGTTTGAGTACCTGCTGCAtgcctggctctgtcctcaggcACCCCCTtgcagggctgggagctgctctccagcccctgccctgtgacCACTCTGTTCCACAAGGTCAGAGCTCCTGCCCTGTGCTGTTTCAGTTCCGCCCACCTTGGAGGTCACCCAACAGCCCATTGCAGGGACGCAGGTGAACATCACATGCCAGGCGAAGCAGTTCTACCCCCGAGACCACCAGCTGAGCTGGGTGGAGAATGGAAACGTGTCCCGGATAGAAACGGCGTCGACCTTCACGGAGAATAAGGACGGGACCTTTAACAGGATGATCTGGCTCCTGGTGAACTCGTCCGCCCACAGAGGGGAGGTGCTGTCCTGCCGGGTGGAGCACGACGGGCAGCCGGCGGTCAGCGCCAACCTCACCCTGGAGGCCTCTGCTCCCCAGAAGGACCAGGACACACATGAACACCCTGGTGAGGCTTTCATTAACCTGACAgggcttttaaaattgtatctttttaaattattacagtaGTAATTCTTCGTTGTTATAGAATAATCTAGAAGACTATaaatataaagtagaattttgaagtgagctcccctccccaaatcccaTACTCCAAAAATCACCACTGGTAAAAGTTTGATATATTCTTACCAATCTTTgtcataaatataattaaagaaagACAAGAAGGAGATCATTGTGTTCATAGCGTTCTGCCTCTTGCTTCCTTCAACTACCAGTAATTATGTTCATCCTTCCCTGTccgcccacctccctcctccttgctCTTTCTAACCTCTGCCTAGTGTCTCTCCATTCTGCAATTTCCACTCGCATTAGTAACATAAAGTAACCCAAGCAGTCTCCTATACATACTACTCTGTGAAATCCTAGAAAGGGAGCCCTGAGTTGTGGAGTTTGAGTTTGGACCAGGCACCCAGGTGACCGTGAGTTGTCACTGCATGGGCTTCCTCTGTCCCCTGATCTGTGGCAGTGGACCAGCAATGATCACAGTCACTCAGTGCACATTTACTAAATGCAAATCAGTGCGTGATCTCAGCTCTATGATCTCCTTTTCTGCTTCTACCACCCAGTGGATTTGGAGTTTACCAAAGGGACTCAGGAAACGACAGTGGGTGTTGTTGCAGATGTCTTGCCTTTAGTCCAGGTGATCTGGCTAAACTAATCAAGGTGAATCTGAGTTCCTGACCAGGGACCACATATAACAAATATGTGCTCATTAGAAACACGTTCTCCTTTAGCTGAGCATTGTCCCAAGGACATACAGAGTCCCCCTTCCTATGCATAATAcatgtcttatttctttctcatgtaaCATCAGGAGGCAGTTGATCAGTTTCCCAGGCGTCTTTACTCCAGAAGACCTTTCAAAGGCCGACATTCCCTCCAACGTAGCCTACGGTGCTGTCCTTgtctgctgggctgggggtcaATGCTGGGTCAGCGAGTGTCCATGTCCCTCTTGCTGGAAGAATAAAGATAGGAAGGAGAAGACAAACACCTTCCCTTAAACAACAGCTATACAGAATTTGCACGGTTGTGTCCACTAGTAACGGAGTCCTGTGTGCACATCCAGTTGCCAGTGGAGTCCACAGCTGTGTGGTTACATGGTTAAGGACATTGATTTTCTGCCAAACCAATACCATTACACACTTAATAAAATCAACAGTAATTTCCTAATGTCATCTAAAATGGAGTATATATTTCAAattctctaaaatttcttttatactGGTTTCCTATGCACCAGAGTTGtttttttattcatctgtaaatcCTGatagaattttcctgtgaaaccACCTGAGCCTCcagaattctttttcaaattttaaaaagaacttgcCAACTTTAGGGCTATTCAATGTAATCACTTCATATTGCGTGAATTGCAGTAGGCTGTGCTTTCTGTGGAACACGTCCCAGTGTCTCTAAGTTGTCAATTTTGTGTCTGGACAGTTGTTCgtaatattcccttattatccttCTGATGTCTGCAGTGTCTGCAGTGATGTCCTCTGCTTCGTTCCTGGTATTGGAAAGgtgtcatttctgcttttttcttaacAGTCGTACTAGAAGCTGTTCATTTCTATTGATCTTTTAAATGAACTCACCTGTGTTTTagtgattttctctattgtttttagttttatttcttttttttccactgtttttattatttcctccctttggTTGCTTTGGGCTCATTTTGCTCCCCATCTCCCCATTTCTTGAGGCTGGAACTTAGGTTATTCAtttagactttttcttttttctaatgccacACCAGGGTCTCCTCCTGTGCCTGGGGACTTAGGAGAGGGACCTGGGTGCCTGGACACTGTGTTTTTCCTCCAGTGGTCACGTCTCTAACcagtctcctgcctcttccacctCAGAATCCTCCCATGTTTGTCCCTTGTGTCATTTCTAGGGTTCAGGGTGTACTGAAcggggagagcaggagagatgAGTCCACACCATCTTGTCTGGAGGGACTTGGACTTGCTTTTGAATCTTGTATCTACTGCTGGGGCTCCACCAGGGCTGTTACTTCTGGGTGCGGCAGGCTGCCTGATCCAGCCTGCCTGCTAATGTAATAAGGCTGGAAATGTTTTATGGGGCATCTAGGATGTGGGGCTGGAGCAAAGCGTGAGATGTCCACGTGACCCTGCTGCCCGGTGCATCTGAGGGCTCTGGCCGCTGCTCCTGGGCCCAGGTGGCCTGGTGTGACGATGCACGTCTTATCGCTTGTTTTTATGGTATTGGGGTGTTTTACACTATTTCTAGCTTCATGGACCTTTCTTCTCGTAGCACAGCATAATCCAATATGTTACTGGAGTTTTTAGTTTGTTGGCTGGTTTTGACACAGTGGGAAAAAAGCTCTGAATCCTCTAAGTCTTTGGTTCTCTTTTGTCTTTCAGGACCGTAAATTTCCctacttctctatttctttctttttcccttcatcaCTCAATTGGCAAACAGcccttctttcatctttattGTCTTTTCCCCACCAAGAAATTATGCACTTTAAATCGTACCTATCCTTCTAGTCTCATCTGTCCTTTTTAAATGTTCCATCCTCCTTGGATTAGGTTCCTCTTGCCACTGTAACAAGTTAACACATggttagtgacttaaaacaagacAAGTGTGTTACTTTACCGTTCTAGAGGTCAGGAGTCTACGACAgatggcagggctgtgttccttctgaaggctccaGAGGAGAATGCGATTTCTCGCCTTTTCCAGCTCCCAGAAGTGTCCACACTCCTGGGCAAAAGGCCCCACCTCTTTCTGACCTCTGTTTCCTGTCTCATATCTCCTCTGACTCTCCTACCCCCACCTTCACTCACATGAATCTTTGTGATGACATGGGCTCCACTCAGATAATCCAACAGAATGTcccatctcaagacccttaactTCATCATGACCGCTCATCCCTTTTGACATGAAAGGCAATATATGTTAGGATTCTGGGGATTCTGTGCCAACCCTTTCAACCAGGCCGACTTTGAAACCCCTTCCCAGATCTCTGCTCTGCAGGACGCTTTTCCAATATTTTCATAGTTAGGGTGAATTTAATCTTGGTTGTGATATTTTCAAACACTTCTTAGGCTCGTGTGCTGGCTGCCTTGTCTGTGATTCTTGCACTTCTCCTGGTGGCTGAGGGTCGGAtggcagcccagagagggaaagtgctCTAGGATTTGGTGATTTTGCGTTTTTGACTCACAGGTATTTTGCAGTTCTGGTATTTTCTCTTCAGGTAATAATGAGAGCCAAATTGGTATAGAATTCACATTCTCCTTTTTGATCGCTCTGGATTGGAAAGGCCATTTTTGGTGATAAGTGGCCACACTGCTGTCGTTGTTCTCAACATTCCTAAAGTCCAGTGAAGGTTTTTTAGTGCTTTAACCCATATGTCCCCACCCCACAGCTCAAGATTCTCTTCTGGTAGAGTTCACCATTTAAACTTCAGAATTCAACCCCCTCTGTAGCCCTGGTTACACCATCCCAGTTCACCACCACTAAAAGTTTTAACAATTGCATCACTAGGGTATCCAGGGCTGACTCCTGCTCCACCTCCTGCCACTGCTGGGATCCGCTTGGACAGTCGATGAGTGATCCAGCTCCGAGTTTGCATCTTAGAGTTTGCCTTTCAGCTCACACCCAGACAAACTCCCACAGATCAGTTTCTCTGGGAATCAGAGTCTGGACTGGAGAGAAGACTGAGGGCTGATGATTGTGAAGTGTTGCCGGGATCAACACGCATGAGCACGTGAAGGGAGTAGGACCGGCAAAGGGAGATGTCGGACTACAAAGCAGGGACAAGAGACTCAGACACTGCAACACAGAGCTGAGGCGCCAGGATGGTCTATCAGAGTCAGTTTAAAGTGAAAGGGTGGACCTGAGCCTCCATACTCCCGGTTCAGCCGGCGCTTTGTGAGGGCTGCCCTCTAGAAGGATGTGCAGACTTAAGGAACGCAGGTCCCTCCAGCTGAGAAAAAACCCCAAGGGCCACTCAGCTGAGAGTTGTCATCCTCTAGCACCTTCAGAAGCAAAAACTGGTGAGGACTTCACTCCTGCtttaaggattattttatttacaaaaaatattttaacagctttCTTTCTATCATTTTGAGAGCAAAAGCAGCTCACcgtaaaaaatgcaaaaaatctAAAAGTATGCTTACTCAGACCTGACTTTCGGCGTCAGCATAAAGACTTCAGGTTTCATGGGTACGAAGGTCAAGGTGGGCTGAATGGTATGAAGCCACTCCCACCATGAGACCCTGTTTCTTTGAAGCACCAGGTTGTTCTCCAGCCAGCAGTTCTCATGAGTTCAGGCCACCCTGGGGGTTCCAACAACTCCTGAAACATGGGGTCTCCAGCCCCACTCCTTGGCCAAACAGGGCTGCTCTCACCATGAAACCCGTCCTCCTCCCTTGCATGCTGTGCTGACATTCCTTCCTGTGGCCCCGAGAGGCTGGACTTGCTCCAAAAGACAAGATCTCGGGATCATCTTCTGGGACAAGAGGGATGGATTTCCCTAGGTTTCAATCCCACTAATCTTGCGATGCTCCCTAaactctcagagcctcagtttcctcatcagaagGAGAATAATACCTACCTCGTAGAGGTGTGAGAACCAAATAAGCAAACCAGGTGCCACACCTAACACGTCACTGACTGCAAACACTCTCCGCCCCTTTCCTCAAGGAGGATATAACCCTAGGGGCCTGAGAGAGGACGGAGAGAGAATGTGGAAACACTATCCTGATTTCTGCCTCCAGTTTGACCCAGGACAGGATGCAGGTTCAAAAGCTTCAGAGCATGGCTGGGCCCAGGTGGCTCCAGAATGAGTAAGTGGAGGTCCTTGGGAATGGCTTCTGTGGAGCCCCTCTAATCAGATCTCCTGTCTCTTGATTTCCAGACCAGCCTTCGTTGTCTCCTTCTCTCCTGGTAGTTTTCATCCTAGGCCCCAAAGTGCTGCTGATGATCGGTGTCACTGTCATCTTTGTCCACAGGAAGCGTTAGGTCTGACTGTAAGTTGTGGTGGAGGGTACGGAGGACAAGGTCTGTCCCAGGAACAGCAaggtcaggggtgggggaggtcggGAAGGTGGGGGTCAGCCCACAGGTCACACAGGGCCTCGGGCCCCCGTGGAGTAAGAGGTGACACACCTCCTACAATACCCTCAGAAGACGGGGTTTCGCTCAGTTGTGCCCAGCTCCCGGGAGGGGTGTGGGGTCCTGTAGGAGGTGGGCTGGATCGTGGGTTTTCAAAGGGTGTCTCCTGGCAGTTCTGTGGAGGAAGTGGGCAGAGGCTGCTGAATGAGGAGCAGCTGAGAGGGTGGTTCCCTTGGAGACCATTTCTAGATCCTTGAACCCTGGGGCTCCGTGGGGGCAAAGGGAATCCCCGTTTTAGGGTAATGGGGAGAAACCCTGGATCTGCTGCACTGAGCGCTGCTCCTGCTCTGACCCTCCATGTGACAGAGAAGGGCTGAGGAAGCGGGAAGGGGCatcagggcctggggaggaggctaAGGGGGCAGAGACCTCTCTCAGGGGCTGCACACCCTCTCAGAGAGGCATCCCACAAGGAGAACAGCCTGGGCACACAGGAGGCATGCAGTCAACATTTCTTGAACTATAAGCAGATCATTAAATCTGAACACAGTTGCcacagttccttccttcctcctttgcaGGGTACCACCCCCAGTCTctgctgcctgcttccctccctgtgGGGCCCAGCCTAGGAGAAGACCCAGCTGGAAGCTTCCACGACTCTGCTCCAAATGGCTCTTCTCCACGGAGACCAGCCTGCCCCCACATTCCCAAGATCTTCTCACAGTCCTCGAGGCTCCCAGAGCTGCATCTTCATACATCACTCTGAGCAGGAAGGACCTCCCCCAACCTGGACTCCCCACCATTTGAGATTCTCTTTCACCTCTTAAGTACAAATGATTCGCCATCATGGTTTTAAGAAGAACACTTATTCTCTTTCCTCGTTGCCTAAATGTCCTACCCCTCAAACCCTGAAGGTAGTGTTGCCTCCTGTCTCTGTGATGGAACCAGAACTTCCATCCTCCTGCGTCCTTCCCGACCCTTCTCTCACAGTAAATAGACTGTGTCCAGAAGCCTCAGAGTCATCcttgctttctccttctcttaTATCCCGTATTCAGTTATTCCTCAAAAATGCTGATGTCAAGAGGTGAGATGAGAAATCTTTAACATTTGACtctccagaaggaaaaagaaaatgaaagcctgAATTGTAGGACTTACCACTTTCTTGCTGTAGATACTCTCAATGTGGCCAATTTCAAGTTACCATCACTTCAACAAGCAGCTTGCAGGATTCCTGAAAAGGTAACAGTGGGTTCTCATGAGCCAGTCCAAGCCTTCTCCAGCACACCACTCAGTTGTACTCATAATCGGCACGTTCTCACCCTGACCACGACTCCCGGGtcccagccaccatctcctcctgcaCTACTGCTGTGGTCTCTGACTGCCTTCCTTGTTTCAGGCTCAGTGATTCTTTGGGAAAGTCAGTCAAATCCTATcactcctctgcttcctcccccacCATACCTGCCTGCCTCACTCTCCTACTTCTTACCAGTCTCTGTTTATGTCACTTCATCAAAGGTACCTTCCATAGATGGCCCTGTATAAAATACCAATTCCTCTCTCACCCTGGTATTCCATGTCCTCTTAACCTGATTAATTTGCTTCCTGACCACTTACTACCATCTGACATAACAGAACATAGGCAGTTCTCGCTTCGCACAGAAGAGGACTATAGAAATGACTGCATAAACTGCGTCATAAAAAGTGATCTCAGTCATCAGTGGTATAAATAATGATTCTGATGTGAGACACTTTTTTCAAAACTTTAGATTCTCTCCTCCTTTCAGatttaaatatatagagaaaagaaaaaaactaatcaTATTTATTTTGACACATTCGACACCTTGAGAATTCAAGcaatttatttctttctaaaagctTATCAGAAGTATTTTCAActgtcttcaatttatttttatttatctctattcataatttttagataatgaaaatatatattaaaaccgttactaaaaaagaaaattagtaaacATACAAGCACCAAAAAAAATCTTATCCGAACCTTTGAACAGggcttgccttcttcttcttgtCTAATCTACAGTATAAGAGCATCTTTTTTATGCCTTGGTGAATTATCAGATGCCTTGCTGTATTTGGATCAGTTTCTAACATTTTATGCTCTGTACGCTCAAAATTGTGGAATCTTTACAAAACTTCCTTTAATTTGAAGTATTTGCTGCTGTGACTTCCTCTGGGACATTTTCACCCGTTTCCTCACCACCACTTCCCTCATTTACGGGGTAGGTTTGCCTTCACTAAGTTCCCCTGGATGCGTATCTACAGTCTTTCTAACAGTCTGCGTGTGCCATTCCCAGGGTCAGAGATTTCTTCTCTAATCCACTTACATTCAGTTGGAATGTTACTTCCAGCATCACCACTATTTGCGTCTCCATTGCACTCTCGTCTTCGTCGTCAATTCCCTTTTACAATGAGTGATTTTTGTAAATTTATATGGATTCATCACTGGGAGACAGCGGGCAACATGCCCACATACGTTGCCGTCTGGGCCTAAGCTGAGTAACAAGAGTCACAGTGATCAATTACTACAGGCTTTCAAAGTATGGAAGCGATTGGTTACTGACCACGACGAGCATCTGTTAGTACACAGTGATCTGTGGGCTGACGCAGAGTCAGCAGCAAACTTATACTTGATGCAATTGTGCAAAGTAACTTTCCTGTGGTAAGTGAATTCTGAACTGCGTGTTGGGGGATTCATGCTATTGATCTAAACTGAAATTCATGCACCACGCAAGACGAACCCTGATGTACGTGTTGCGTCTTCCTCAAATAGGCTGTCAGTTCCATGAGAAGGGACTCTGAATCCTCACTTGCCAGAACATGACCGCCACATACTAGGCCATTAAtggttattttaataaatgaatgaatgagttcccACTAGACGTtggatttcaaataaaaattatctaattCAATCACCTGGATCTTGTATTCTAAGGTTCTTTCATTAAAGGATAACCTCTCTTCATTGTGTTTAGAAATCCTATCAAAAATTCAATAACCTGTAAAAAGTGAGAAAGGGAAacaccaaaagaaaataaaaccaaaacccaaaaaccagTCATTGACTGAAGTTTGTCAAAGGCGCTCAGGAACCAACAGTAAGAGGTCACAATGGACAAAGCTGGAACATGTGAAGCAACAAATATACAAAGTATTGGAGTATCTACATACTGAAAGGTTGTGCCCCCCACACTCACACCTTAGCCTGCTGATGGCCAGTGTACACTGCTGTCAGCGCAGGGGCCACAGGCCGGCTCTCCCACCCCTTGGCCGAGTGTAAGCACTGCACCAAGCTGTGCTTTCCTATGActtatactgaaatatttaagcTTTTATATTATTAActtacattatttaattatttatatcatttaatcctcctaattTTCCTAGGAAGGAATACATTCTATCGCAGAATTGTGAAACTGGTTaaggaaaaaattccagaagttGTTGGATCATAGTTTCAGAAGCCTTGAACATAAACGCTTACAGGCTTCCAGTTTGGGAGTCAGAATAGCACGGGGTAAACATACGGTCCCTGACATAAGCCCAGTTTTGCCTCCTGTGGCCTTGTGCCAGTACTTAACTTCTCCAAACCTACGTTCCTTCCTATGTCAAATATTAGTATCTTGGAATCATGAAGATTAGAGTCTAGGAATCTTCATCAACTCATGGAGTGACTCAAAGGGTTCATAGGTTCTTACATGGAACTCAGGGTCACTTTCAGTCTTTAAGGACCATagtagaaaagaaagggaaattaggaTGACTTTCATGATTCCATGCTTCCATCCAGACACACATTCACTCATGCATTCCCACGTTCAATCACGCGATATTATTCACGCACCTGTTAACCAATACCTAACTCCTCCTCTGGGGCAGACCCTGGGCAGATGACCCATCCTCAAGGAGCAGCCCCCAACCACGGGGCCCACTGTAAACTTCCTACAGTCATTGTCTGATTTCTCTGGGATGTGCCAGTTCCCCTGCAGTGACAGTGTCTCAGGCTTCACCCTCCTTGGACTTGGTGGCCGTTAACTGCCACATGCAGAGATTCTACCCCCAGAGTGTGCGTCTCACCTGGATGGAGAACTGCCGTGTGTTCCAGGGAGACAAGCAGCCCACGCCAAAGCAGAACAGTTATGAGACCTACACCCCGGAAAGCTTGCAGCTGGTGAACGCCTCGGTGCAGGGGTCCGAGCGTGTGCTCACCTGTAAGGTGCAGCACGAGGCACAGCCCCCCACCAGGGCCAGACTCATACTGTCCACAGCAGCCCACAGTACAGACAACCCCTTGGGAGGCCAGGTAAGCTCACATCTAATCCTGTGAGCAACTGGGTCACTTCTGTCTCCAGGTGGAGTGAGGAATTAACACCCAAGAGCCCCGTTTGTTGtctcctctgcctgctgtccCTTAGGTCCAGCAACGCCTGCCCTTAACCTTGTAGCTTTCCTCCTGGGTTTCAAAGTGCTGCTGGTGATCGGTTTCATGGTCTTACATCTGCAGGTGGCGGAACCTGTAACAGGTGAGTTGATGGCAGCCTTAGTTCTTAGGGAGGGAGATCAGGGCCCCTTTCCTGGGCTGGCAAGAGGAGTCCAGAGTGAGCGGACAAAGTCACATCGATGATCCAGCCTCAGGGGAAGGTTGTGAACAATCTCATTTTCTCCAAATGTGTCTTGGAATTCTCAGAGGCTTCCAACTGTCATGCATTGAGTAGCGCTCTGGAGTTTTAGAGCTTTCCTATTAAGTTTTCTGGGACCCTTGAGGTGAGGGTCCAAGGTGTAGAGGTGGGAGAAAGGTCAAAGTATTGAGATCAAGACCCAAAACAGCAGCCTCATAAACTACTATGGATTTCATTATCACGTGATCTATCCTtggaatgaatgagaaaagtATTGCTA contains:
- the LOC116657976 gene encoding tyrosine-protein phosphatase non-receptor type substrate 1-like isoform X5; protein product: MWFRGTGPGRELIYDLKKSPSPRVTNASDTTRRDNMDFSIRISKITPADAGAYYCVKFQRGSPGNVEYKSGPGTRLTVSAKPSPPVVSGPATRAPPEQTVSFTCRSHGFSPRTISLKWFKNGNEITASQTSVDPEGDSISYSVSSTAKVVLAPGDVRSQVICEVAHVTLQGGPPLRGTAYLSETIRVPPTLEVTQQPIAGTQVNITCQAKQFYPRDHQLSWVENGNVSRIETASTFTENKDGTFNRMIWLLVNSSAHRGEVLSCRVEHDGQPAVSANLTLEASAPQKDQDTHEHPDQPSLSPSLLVVFILGPKVLLMIGVTVIFVHRKR